One Actinomycetota bacterium DNA window includes the following coding sequences:
- a CDS encoding XRE family transcriptional regulator, whose translation MRKGVRGFHPGRLRSAREERRARTGHATGRWTQEHVAELLGVERTNYLAWEHGGRTPSPATLVRLAALLGVAPHELTDVDPDQATLVDLRQWAGLTQGQVADKLDVSRSLYAAIERGERALDERHRAALSEIFGVTSDRVRAAAERG comes from the coding sequence GTGAGGAAGGGCGTCCGCGGGTTCCACCCGGGCCGGTTGCGCTCCGCACGTGAGGAACGTCGAGCCCGCACAGGTCACGCCACGGGCCGGTGGACCCAGGAACACGTTGCCGAGCTGCTCGGTGTGGAGCGCACCAACTACCTGGCCTGGGAGCACGGCGGTCGGACACCGTCGCCAGCGACGTTGGTTCGACTGGCCGCACTGCTCGGGGTCGCACCGCACGAGCTGACGGATGTCGACCCTGACCAGGCGACCCTCGTCGACCTGCGCCAATGGGCCGGTCTGACCCAAGGTCAGGTTGCCGACAAGCTCGACGTCTCCCGCTCGCTGTATGCGGCGATCGAGCGTGGTGAGCGCGCCCTCGACGAACGTCACCGGGCGGCGTTGTCAGAGATTTTCGGAGTGACTTCCGATCGTGTTCGCGCAGCTGCGGAGCGCGGCTAG